From Polyodon spathula isolate WHYD16114869_AA chromosome 26, ASM1765450v1, whole genome shotgun sequence, one genomic window encodes:
- the LOC121300827 gene encoding calponin-2-like, whose protein sequence is MSSGQFNKGPAYGLTAEVKSRIAQKYDAQKEEELRVWIEDVTGKRIGDDFQKSLKSGTILCELINILQPGSVNKIRESEKNWHQLENLTNFIKAITAYGLKPHDIFEANDLFESGNMTQVQTTLLALASMAKTKGIQSRVDIGVKYADKQKRAFDEEKMKAGNCVIGLQMGTNKCASQAGMNAYGTRRHLYDPKSHIEPPMDSSTIGLQMGTNKGASQTGMTAPGTRRAIYDQKLGTEKCDNSTMSLQMGYTQGANQSGQNFGLGRQIYDAKYCPKSELIENEAAAGNSYNQEYQDEGYQGYQEDGQD, encoded by the exons ATGTCCAGTGGTCAGTTTAACAAGGGACCGGCATATGGCCTGACTGCAGAAGTGAAAAGCAGA ATCGCTCAGAAGTACGATGCACAGAAAGAGGAGGAGCTGCGGGTCTGGATCGAGGACGTCACGGGCAAGCGGATCGGAGACGACTTCCAGAAGAGCTTGAAGAGCGGAACCATTCTGTGCGA ACTGATTAACATCCTCCAGCCGGGCTCAGTGAACAAGATCAGAGAGTCTGAAAAGAACTGGCACCAG CTGGAAAATCTGACCAACTTTATTAAAGCCATCACAGCCTATGGACTGAAGCCCCACGATATCTTCGAAGCAAACGACCTATTTGAAAGTGGAAACATGACCCAGGTTCAGACCACGCTCCTGGCCCTGGCTAGCATG GCAAAGACCAAAGGCATCCAGTCTCGAGTGGACATCGGAGTGAAATACGCAGACAAGCAGAAGCGTGCCTTTGATGAGGAGAAGATGAAGGCAGGAAACTGTGTCATTGGGCTGCAG ATGGGTACCAATAAGTGTGCTAGCCAGGCGGGGATGAATGCTTACGGCACAAGGAGACACCTGTACGACCCCAAGTCTCACATCGAGCCCCCAATGGACAGCTCCACCATCGGCCTGCAGATGGGCACTAACAAGGGGGCCAGCCAG ACTGGCATGACCGCCCCTGGCACCAGACGTGCCATCTACGACCAGAAACTGGGCACAGAGAAGTGTGACAACAGCACCATGTCCTTGCAGATGGGCTACACCCAGGGAGCCAATCAGAGTGGGCAGAATTTTGGCCTGGGCAGACAGATCTATGATGCCAAGTACTGCCCCAAGAGTGAGCTGATAGAGAATGAAGCAGCTGCGGGCAATAGCTACAACCAGGAGTACCAGGATGAGGGCTACCAGGGATACCAAGAAGATGGGCAGGACTAG